One Fundulus heteroclitus isolate FHET01 unplaced genomic scaffold, MU-UCD_Fhet_4.1 scaffold_42, whole genome shotgun sequence genomic window, AGTGCcagtctgtgaaagctgcatGAGAGGTGAGTTGCATTCTTCAGCACACAGTAGAAAAGTGTTAGCAACatcataaaacataatttttttacgAAATTAGACAAGTACTTTGTAATGATTAGTTACTAGATGTGTGCCTGGCACCAATATCTGTACTTTtagttttcttaatattgtaaaagactTTGTGTGCTAAGTTAAAAGCTAACATAATGCTCTGTTGTAGCGTGCTGAGTGAAGCTGAGCCGTTGCACTGATTCAAACCCCGATATGTTCCCATTCAGGAAATAAACTGCCTGACAACCCAGAGACTcgtcttcatttaaaaaactaCACAACGCAGAGTCGAGGGGTTACTTGGGCCAGCCCGGTACAGTGGACTGAAGCAGAACCCGGTTACGCATAATCCTCCCCCTTCGTTCAGATTTGGCTAATTTCTATCAACCAatatggcttctttcacccctcttcaaaaccatcttttttgggcttgtttctgaaagtgaagtcgcttatttgggctctaaaataagtgatgctGCCACACTACAAACAGATAATACAACctgctgaaatatccctccgcctcataatgTGCTGGAGCGCATCGTGACATAGGAGCCGAGGGAGTAAGggcagagggagcaactctgcccgtatcTTTTGCAGTTTACTGCtacaataaccggtgataactgctgaaagtagatcatGTGGTGCAGATCACCTTTTTGAGCAAATATTTGTTCtgaagttgattttttttacacgctgataacattgccaaatccaacccataaaccatactttaatgcttatcaattttttgtcttttttttgtctctaaaatgtaaaattagtattaccttacatgtaaatgcttaataccaagTCTATCTTTGTttcagaggcaaaaaaaagtattttgccatgaaatatttatttatttacacatttgtttatacattgtgtaaacataaGGGTGttatgattagtgatttagccattGTTGGCCagagtttatcattttatggcaccaggatgttttcatcccaattctgaaaagtgcttgaaaataaaaaaagaaaatagttttgtacaagcatgtttattaagtgtaatttactgcaaaatgtcatattaaaatgccaaaaCTTTCAGAACTTAaaagcttatatatatatatatatatatatatatatatatatatatatatatatatatatatatatatatatatatacacatacacacttaGTTCACAGTGTTTGCtgcaaaaagcaacaaagaggaaaaacagcaaatattctGGAGCTGATTAGCTGGTTTAGAAAACAAAGATGAGAAATTaacaaacccaacagaaccagaacatcaataTGAGGGAAAACAAGTGCTGACAATCTCTGACTATTGATTTCTGTGCAgtttagacataaaaaaaacaatgaccaaaaaaaaaactatgctggagatttaaaaaccagaaTCAAACTCACTGAACTTTCGGTGGATTCTGTCTATTTGAGTTtacagaactcagcagaacctTCAATGCTCCAAACCCTAACTCCAGCATGTAGCGGCTGAGTgaaggtggtctggactctgtggaggagagtcatggtttcagagacgctgtagaaggacagaatacctgctctgtgatccaggtacactcctactctggaggaaccaggacctGAGACGGAGGTCCAGATGTTGTTGTGACCAAATTTATAACCTCCTTGGTAACAATCTAATGCCCAAGATTTGTCATTAGCTCCAAATACACATTCATtccctcctcctgctctgctgatATTCTTGTAAGCGACTGCTACAAAAACTCCCTCTCTCatctccacctcccagtaacaacgtccagtcagactctctctactcagAACCTGAAACCAAAcagtgaatctgtctggatgactagAATAAGACTGAGGTTTATTCCTccatgtcaccttcctgttcccCTCTGATAGTAACAGACGACTGTgtgctgtgtttggatccagtgtgatttcacatgaatatctcaagaatccagctctgctttttggttctggttctgacagtgaaacatccacctcagtgagtctcagtgagatgtttgtccatgcgtctctcaggatgtcctgtagttgatctctgagctctgacacagctgctgtcacatcctcaaagtagctcagaggacggatcttgatgctggatgagtgtgtagactcactgagtgctgacagtgaggggtagttgtggagaaactggttgtgatcctctgtgtctgagagctgcttcagctcagcgtctttcctcttcagctcagtgatctcctgctccagcttctcctgaagctctttgactcgactcccttcagtttcctgctgggatctgatctgctgcttcacatcagagcttcttttctggatgagacggatcagctgagtgaagatcttctcactgtcctccactgttttatcagcagagtgcttgatggcctccagctcctgttgaagcagcttcacatctttctctctgtcctggattctctgctggatgttttctcgtctcacctccagctctctctgcctctcagtcctttctgctgcagctgacactgtgtcgtggcctttatgttcatccacagggcagagataacagatacacttctgatcagtacgacagaacatcttcatcacctcatcatgacgagagcagatgttctcctggaggttcttggagggctccaccagcttgtgtttcttgAATGCAGCTGAATTGtaatgaggctgaaggtgtttctcacagtaagaggccagacagactaaacaggacttgatggctttcagttttcttccagagcagaaatcacaggccacatcttcaggtccagcatagcagagatcagcaggagcagcttggagtccagtcttcttcagctgctccactaaagctgctaacatggtgtttttcttcagaacgGGCCTCGGTGTGAAGGTCTccctgcactgagggcagctgtggattcctttctgatcctcttcatcccagaagtttttaatacacttcatacagtagctgtgtccacagagaatagtcaccggatccttcagtagatccagacagatcgaacaggacaaggtttctcggtccagctggttctgctccatttctcctctcggtcacagtgactgtgtgagtttcatttcctgaaaacagcaacagctcTGAGCTCTGATCTACGAATCAcgtgtcagagcagagaggctgcagccaatcagctttcaccTCCAGCAGTATAGCTCCACCCAGCTACAAGGTGTCTTTAGAGCAGGAAGAAGCGGGAGGAGTGCTATACTTTAAATCTACCTTTTAACCTCCACCTTTACAAGAAATagtgttttatatttattaattgtaaaaagttattttatcttGAGGACTTTGCAGTGTAAGTACGATGTATAGCTGAAcaatgcacttttttatttttttaagtacatatgtgttttattttttctatggGTATTTAGTTCTCTGGTGGGATTAGACAAAATTGTAAGAACATAACAGAACTGTGGATAAGCAAAGGGGTAGAACAGACAACACAGAATATGCACAGAAGCTacttacaaaacattttaagcaaCTTTAATACTATTCATCATTGTGTTCCTTTGGTTGATTGTTGATCAATGATTTTTCAATTATGTCTTTAATAGGTTTCCACTCCATTGTTTGATAACcagatttaaaacagttttttttttgctcgtaTCTTAACATGTTAACAGCACCAGACACCTCTAAGGACACCTCTAAGCACTGTTgttatgtattttaaaaattgtgTGTTAATATCCAGGTAGGTTTCATAAGCAACCTTTTTTAACAGTTATTTGTTGTTATCAATAGTTCATCCTTGGCCCCGTTTTACAAAGAATGGccgatctaccctgagtagaaagctgctactctgagtagttctacctcacgcTGTCCTACTCAGCATTTTCGGTTTCAaaacaggtgatatcagtcaggtaactaaacttaGCGTCCAATCAACCCTGAGTTAAGCACGAAAGAAGCTCCGTCAATGGAACACAAATAATGAAATTTACCATGGCAATAGCAAGAAATAAGAAGCATCAAAGTGCACATTTCTCgcgagtggaattagaaatctttaatgaaggcaCATGGAGCATATTAAACCATAATTAACGtaaagaaacaatgctgttgctgctaaaaaaacagcaaagaactgcaCTAAAAGTCTATGCAAGAGTTATATGAGAGTTATTTGacagagaattaaagctgtattctctGGGGTGAGGTGGGGTGGAAAGTTGCAACCAGCTCCAGTCAACAGGCTTCTTCCTCATTTTGGGCCGATTCCAGTAAACTTCCTCATTCAGTTCCTGCTTGAGTCACAGCCTTCACTGAACATGTTCAAACATGCTTCTCCTTTTCAGACTGACACATTTACTAAAAACAATCATACTCGTATTATTTAATTCATTGAATACATAAGTGCTTCAgtctttaataaaaagaaaaaaaaacaaacatacaatttcAAATACATGTGAACTGTCACATGTATTAGAAAAGTTGTGTTAGCAGTTTAAAATCCTAGAGA contains:
- the LOC118560326 gene encoding tripartite motif-containing protein 16-like, whose translation is MEQNQLDRETLSCSICLDLLKDPVTILCGHSYCMKCIKNFWDEEDQKGIHSCPQCRETFTPRPVLKKNTMLAALVEQLKKTGLQAAPADLCYAGPEDVACDFCSGRKLKAIKSCLVCLASYCEKHLQPHYNSAAFKKHKLVEPSKNLQENICSRHDEVMKMFCRTDQKCICYLCPVDEHKGHDTVSAAAERTERQRELEVRRENIQQRIQDREKDVKLLQQELEAIKHSADKTVEDSEKIFTQLIRLIQKRSSDVKQQIRSQQETEGSRVKELQEKLEQEITELKRKDAELKQLSDTEDHNQFLHNYPSLSALSESTHSSSIKIRPLSYFEDVTAAVSELRDQLQDILRDAWTNISLRLTEVDVSLSEPEPKSRAGFLRYSCEITLDPNTAHSRLLLSEGNRKVTWRNKPQSYSSHPDRFTVWFQVLSRESLTGRCYWEVEMREGVFVAVAYKNISRAGGGNECVFGANDKSWALDCYQGGYKFGHNNIWTSVSGPGSSRVGVYLDHRAGILSFYSVSETMTLLHRVQTTFTQPLHAGVRVWSIEGSAEFCKLK